TGTCGTTAATCTGGCTGTTCCCATATGTGATGTTACAACAGATTGGAGCAGGTGGCGCAATAGAGGCACTGACAGACGGTACTATTCCCTTTTGGTTTGGTGCTACACTGATAACCGTGTTTATGATCCTGTATGTTGTCTTGGCAGGGATGCGCGGAATTGCATGGACAGACACACTACAGGGGATATTTATGCTCGTTGCTATTTGGGCAGCATTTCTTTGGATCCTATTAACAACAGAAGGCATCGGAGTAATTAATAATACACTGGCTATGGAACATCCAGAATTTCTAGCGCTGGGAAGTGAGTTCTACACGCCACAACAGATGTTGACACTCGCTATTAGCATCGCGTTCGGTGTTGCGATGTTTCCACAAGTTAATCAGCGCTTTTTCACTGCAGAATCGGAGGCGGTTCTCAAGCGATCGTTTTCTCTATGGCCAATTCTTGTGCTGTTACTCTTTGTTCCTGCATTTCTACTAGGTACATGGGCACAGGGACTTGGAGTAACCGCAGATATTGGGGCTGGTGAAAATGTACTGCCAATCCTGCTTTCAGAGTATACCCCTGTTTGGTTCGCCGCTCTTGTCGTCGCTGGTGCACTTGCTGCAATGATGTCTTCATCAGATGCTATGTTACTCTCTGGCTCATCGTACTTTACACGAGATGTGTATCAGCCTCTGATCAATCCAAATCTTTCAGAAGACAAAGAAAGTTTTCTTGGTCGAATTATTGTTACTGTCTTTGCTGCCGCTGCATTGGGTGCAAGTCTATGGGTCGAAGCAGGAGGCGTTGCAGCTGGAACAATCGGAGCAATCTTGCTTGATATTGGGGATCTTGCATTTGGAGGTTTTGCACAGCTTGCTTTTCCAGTACTTGTCGCGATGTACTGGCAGCGAACCACTGATAGAGGAATTATTTCTGGTATTCTTGTCTCGCAAGCAGTTTATATGAGCTTTAATTTTGTCTCTGCTACTACGATTGGAATCCCAGTCGTTGGTAACGTTACAATCTTTGCAAGCACGTACTTTGGCTGGGGGATTTCACTGTACTGTATGCTACTAGGCCTTGTCACAACAGTTGTTGGGTCACTTCTAACAACAAAAACAGTAGAAAATACAATGAACACGGAGGTTGATGAGGCGGCATCGAAACAGTAGTTTTCCAAGCACCGAACTGGTAGGCCATTATCCGTTATCCGACGTTCGAAAGAAGGATACGATATCAAGTGTCGTTGTCTCCACGAGAGCGAGATCAATCACCCAACCAAGAGCAGATAATCAAGAATCAACAGCAAACTTCCAGACCATGCGACAGCAATCAAAATCTAAAAAGTAAGTGGTCCTCCCACAAAGATGAACCACAGTGCCCAAATGACTCGAAAAGCAAGCTCATACTCTCCACCGAGCAGCGAATAAATACCAAAAAACACATTGTCACAGCAAAAAGCAGCCCAATCCATCCGGTTCGGAAAAACTAGTCGGGCCCTTGGTCTACAGATTAACAGGCAGAGTGCCTCGGGGCTTGACCCCGGAGCCGTTCACATTGCTTGTCAACATCTGGTAGGTGAATGGAATCCCTACCAATACGAGAATTGCTGCTCCGATGCGTCGTCAAATACCCATCTCGTCAAGTAGATAACGTGCCAACATGTACCACACTGTTGATTAACTCATTGATCAGACCTTTCAATTATCCGAAACACTTGATCGACCACTCAACTCGCTGTCGGCGATACTGGAGGTAATTCTGTCAGTATCCATCTCAGTGTACCTCTAAGTCGTCTCAGATTTATATGACAAGAAAATCAACATCTATATACGTGAACTACCCACTGTCCACATCGTAACACAGCATACAAGCAGGAACACCAATAATAGTGTAATGTGAAAATTAATGCCCCACATTGTTCTGGAGTATCTCATTGCAGGGCTCAAACTAAGCAATCACAAGATACCGTGACTGTTAACTCAACGCTATGACCGAGACAATAACCCGCGAACAGATGGA
This portion of the Salinarchaeum sp. IM2453 genome encodes:
- a CDS encoding sodium:solute symporter, coding for MSEALQLGIIIGYLFVALGIGIVAYRLTERTAEDYYLASRSFGTIVLLFTVFATLLSAFTFFGGPDGAYQHGPEWLLIMGLMDGIIFAILWYIIGYKQWLMGNQHGYITLGEMLGDQFKSTALRALVALVSLIWLFPYVMLQQIGAGGAIEALTDGTIPFWFGATLITVFMILYVVLAGMRGIAWTDTLQGIFMLVAIWAAFLWILLTTEGIGVINNTLAMEHPEFLALGSEFYTPQQMLTLAISIAFGVAMFPQVNQRFFTAESEAVLKRSFSLWPILVLLLFVPAFLLGTWAQGLGVTADIGAGENVLPILLSEYTPVWFAALVVAGALAAMMSSSDAMLLSGSSYFTRDVYQPLINPNLSEDKESFLGRIIVTVFAAAALGASLWVEAGGVAAGTIGAILLDIGDLAFGGFAQLAFPVLVAMYWQRTTDRGIISGILVSQAVYMSFNFVSATTIGIPVVGNVTIFASTYFGWGISLYCMLLGLVTTVVGSLLTTKTVENTMNTEVDEAASKQ